A single window of Populus nigra chromosome 17, ddPopNigr1.1, whole genome shotgun sequence DNA harbors:
- the LOC133677004 gene encoding uncharacterized protein LOC133677004, whose translation MSDEDLNEGLEFNNIIPEALYLHEAHFLFQMFKIFYADLALSHSSHMESYLILRSKKKATDAFKVIEVELGFMYDVLFTKMTSVCSTRTILRSISFLSSASALVAFSLMVANKCAYTETEVIISYILLGGGVVLEIYGFIMLLLSEWAMFRLSLLKKPWANAIYKAVHKAIYSDNNKRWERYMAQHDLTDAQITKNGALWKMVINSLVCKPTPKVCFLKLIGKDNIQSWDVISDELKELIWEYLIDKRSRYSHEMPQPDPGMNDLKEILAERGDYVLKKMGYLEEFRWAVVELDFHGSLLLWHIATDICYHDDIRNNKVDANNQLCKMSRSLSNYMLYLLIERPNMLPKGIGEARYKQTGIQLTEFSKRWRSKETPRPHWRSEEFMKEIKNHESNVSMLHDACKLARKLQSLEPPVKWRMISQIWVEMMTYAASNCGWTEHAQALTRGGELLTRVCLLMAHLGLSEQCLTTASTSSREAHDA comes from the coding sequence ATGTCTGACGAAGACTTGAATGAAGGTTTAGAATTTAACAACATAATACCTGAGGCTTTGTATCTCCATGAAGCACATTTTTTGTTCCAAATGTTCAAGATATTTTATGCAGATCTCGCGCTTAGCCATTCTAGCCATATGGAAAGTTATCTTATCCTGAGAAGCAAGAAGAAAGCCACAGATGCCTTCAAAGTGATAGAAGTCGAGTTGGGGTTTATGTACGATGTGCTTTTTACAAAGATGACAAGTGTTTGTTCAACGCGTACTATTCTTCGCTCCATCAGTTTCCTGTCTTCTGCTTCTGCATTGGTCGCCTTCTCGTTGATGGTCGCGAACAAGTGTGCCTATACAGAAACCGAGGTAATTATATCATACATCTTGCTGGGAGGAGGAGTTGTTCTTGAGATATATGGATTCATAATGCTTCTCTTATCTGAATGGGCTATGTTTCGGCTTAGCTTGCTAAAAAAGCCTTGGGCCAATGCTATCTATAAGGCTGTTCATAAAGCTATCTATTCTGACAACAACAAAAGGTGGGAAAGATACATGGCACAACACGACTTAACAGATGCTCAAATAACCAAGAACGGAGCTTTGTGGAAGATGGTCATAAATTCGTTGGTATGTAAACCAACACCCAAAGTTTGTTTTCTGAAGTTGATAGGCAAGGATAACATTCAAAGTTGGGACGTTATCAGTGAcgaattaaaagaattaatttgggaaTACCTCATAGACAAACGTTCGAGATATAGTCATGAAATGCCTCAACCTGATCCTGGCATGAATGATTTGAAGGAGATATTGGCAGAAAGAGGTGATTATGTGCTGAAAAAGATGGGATACCTTGAAGAATTTCGTTGGGCTGTGGTTGAATTAGACTTTCATGGGAGCCTCCTTTTATGGCACATTGCCACTGATATTTGCTATCATGATGATATTCGCAATAACAAAGTTGATGCAAATAATCAACTTTGCAAAATGAGCAGATCCTTATCTAATTACATGTTGTATCTTCTAATTGAACGTCCAAATATGCTGCCTAAAGGGATTGGTGAGGCAAGGTACAAGCAAACCGGCATTCAACTCACCGAATTCTCGAAGAGGTGGAGATCGAAAGAAACACCACGTCCTCATTGGCGTTCTGAAGAGTTTATGAAGGAAATCAAAAACCATGAAAGCAACGTGTCAATGCTACATGATGCTTGCAAGCTCGCCAGGAAATTACAATCTCTGGAGCCGCCAGTAAAGTGGAGGATGATAAGTCAAATATGGGTGGAGATGATGACTTATGCAGCATCTAACTGTGGATGGACAGAGCATGCTCAAGCACTTACACGTGGTGGGGAGCTCCTCACTCGTGTGTGCCTTCTCATGGCGCATCTGGGTTTAAGCGAGCAGTGTCTAACAACTGCAAGCACCAGTTCCAGGGAAGCTCATGATGCATAG
- the LOC133676516 gene encoding uncharacterized protein LOC133676516, translating into MSKPIGSEWSVMLISILFLLNYLLLWQLGSGASFDDRIDEAARSGSLPDDEVSALRLLSKNLLSKDTTQLTLTYPVCSTEPDSEIKCSCHSIRNQSVCSVTGINLPSKNLDGSIDPSSIGLFANLVGFNLFNNQLSGEIPSTLGNLQHLKYLYVKALIPCSIFINDGMHRLCLFLNNGTMTVVAGVRRRGDRPPLNMYGGIYISGKYGETRNSLSLSKKNGVGVAT; encoded by the exons ATGTCGAAACCAATAGGTTCTGAATGGTCAGTAATGCTCATCAGTATACTCTTTCTTCTTAACTATCTTCTTCTCTGGCAACTTGGCTCTGGGGCTTCTTTTGATGATCGCATCGACGAAGCCGCACGTAGTGGATCCCTTCCAGATGATGAAG TAAGTGCTCTTCGACTCCTTTCCAAGAATTTGCTGTCCAAAGACACAACGCAGTTAACTCTCACGTATCCAGTTTGTTCTACCGAACCGGATTCCGAGATCAAGTGCTCCTGCCACAGCATAAGAAATCAATCGGTTTGTTCCGTCACTGGAAT AAACTTGCCAAGCAAAAACTTGGATGGATCTATTGACCCTTCATCAATAGGTCTCTTTGCAAACTTGGTAGGATT TAATCTTTTCAATAATCAGCTTTCTGGTGAGATTCCTTCGACGCTGGGGAATTTACAGCATCTCAAGTATTTGTATGTTAAAGCTTTGATTCCTTGTTCTATATTTATAAATGATGGCATGCATAGGCTATGCTTATTTCTAAATAATGGTACAATGACTGTTGTCGCaggtgtgcggcgtcgcggcgatcgtccacccttaAATATGTATGGGGGGatatatatatctggtaaatatggggagacaaggaattctttgtctcttagcaaaaaaaatggtgtgggagtcgccacctag